A DNA window from Plodia interpunctella isolate USDA-ARS_2022_Savannah chromosome 12, ilPloInte3.2, whole genome shotgun sequence contains the following coding sequences:
- the LOC128674116 gene encoding uncharacterized protein LOC128674116 isoform X2, translating into MECTQRLECTQDLYDTPVEKTCPEQIGFLGICGTKYPVKIGPNKVGRDPQTCSIVLQLESISRQHAVINVLNQKEFMLMDLDSANKTKLSGKTLQPYIPHALSDGDLVQFGKTFGVFRLLRQHAALAATQALLDQSLSAPTTVPESPDVSDRDDSFIAPSQPQLQKQFKDETSHFFKPSAKTISIQPIGSKKIDNVYWNSKRSTSIGSTLFDSTKSMNDSAILLNKSNEMNLHEMETQAPMENIQNISVDSIYTANTQMPNQCYQIANAEAIYNAQTPIAHKLNISVDSIYTAHTQLPDGCSSKIHTADTQIPNKCNASPSIYNADTQMPAPDNLPIVCKVPNQHEMQFDLFVGNKENDNNLFNAETQAFVPNVSMTSESLSKAIKNSNTSKDNSKSRLHTSEEEILFEDIDKDCFQDEFESQSLLPESPQKIKENNKGVEDDSDFEITLNKAAKRTIRIKSSSSTDCEDFEITPVQQLLTKPDDDDITDCEDSFSDDFKKPDNLQKSKENFEDILTQVIVHEEPSKNNNNNNTKTKITTRSPKVPFEDMLTQVIQEEKTLSTAAANDLNFEEMPTQVICDEKELLEKHNLEDLPTQILHENICDKVKGLKVISNEFVSPFKVPLKSPRKLKRKDTSISNQWKEVSPVEGNSKKVTKVIENDDNYYEATQDILDDLCTQAQLSPEILPVRPKDDDVIPSSVEDYEAGDIKLPGLDYEISPKSSDSNIEEKLNQFVTSLSKEQIQYVIGVQPLKKQPSDPSDSEATPKKVHPMKLFEMDLPNSQEIKTSVSLHYHSKVTETSSESETENESTEDQFTPILFRKKRKPKIDAKLDLTKKLDVGALPSRVSTRVRKPAAKIQENDTKRNDNFLKPKYLTEQEGDISNEIIIENITRLKTKNEKNKSNTEVSNASHKSNTDSYAPSKSLNKTELNSKDRQKSDKFKESTTKDIRKTPELKNEPTTKGKRKSDDVKQDSSVPKLSKIETLNSNVINIDLTGERSKRSTRNKPKETSKCKEKATKNTEFSVKDKKDEDKRRHRSKKEDKHEDHTKEVRRSRRQKSYKEKKENDSLIKVKIGRPARKQVKEIQEKSAVYSVSSESGAESPRRRKRPAVAALRGSSPKRTRASARSTPASLLPKQKVLFTAFPFDEVKNKLESLGAEIVSDVTQCTVVVTAHIKRTFKLLCALGLGRPIVGSAWLQACHDNNHIVDPWLYLLKDEQAEQRFKFSLQRTLTGRRGFLRGYNVSSTPQVKPATAEMMLIVECSGGTWAEGGSRWLCVSCSGDRALWPALQRRGARVVSSELVLGGVLRQELDVEGARLA; encoded by the exons ATGGAGTGTACTCAGCGGCTCGAATGTACTCAGGATTTATATGATACCCCAGTGGAGAAAACATGCCCCGAACAG ATTGGATTCTTGGGGATTTGTGGAACAAAGTACCCGGTGAAGATAGGCCCCAACAAGGTGGGCCGTGATCCACAGACCTGCAGCATTGTATTGCAGTTGGAA TCAATATCAAGACAGCATGCGGTGATCAACGTCCTGAACCAGAAGGAGTTCATGCTGATGGACCTGGACTCTGCAAACAAGACCAAGCTGTCGGGT AAGACTCTCCAGCCGTACATCCCGCACGCGCTCAGCGACGGGGACCTGGTGCAGTTCGGGAAGACGTTCGGCGTGTTCCGGCTGCTGCGGCAGCACGCGGCGCTCGCGGCCACGCAGGCGCTGCTGGACCAGTCGCTCTCCGCACCCACTACGGTACCGGAGTCGCCTGATGTCAGCGACAGG GATGACTCATTTATTGCACCTTCTCAACCGCAATTGCAAAAGCAATTTAAAGATGAAACTAGTCACTTTTTCAAGCCCTCTGCAAAAACAATATCCATTCAACCAATTGGTtccaaaaaaattgataatgttTACTGGAACTCCAAGAGATCTACTTCTATTGGCTCGACGTTGTTTGACTCTACTAAAAGTATGAACGATTCAgcaatattacttaataaatcaaatgaaatgaatttacATGAAATGGAGACGCAGGCGCCCatggaaaatatacaaaatattagtgTAGATTCAATATACACTGCAAACACACAAATGCCAAATCAATGTTACCAAATTGCGAATGCTGAAGCCATATACAATGCACAAACGCCAATTGCgcataaactaaatattagtGTAGATTCAATTTACACAGCACACACTCAACTACCTGATGGTTGTAGCTCGAAAATTCATACAGCGGACACTCAAATACCAAACAAATGTAATGCTTCGCCTTCAATATACAATGCTGATACACAAATGCCAGCACCTGATAATCTGCCAATTGTTTGCAAAGTACCAAACCAACATGAAATGCagtttgatttatttgtaggaaataaagaaaacgataataatttgtttaatgcTGAGACCCAGGCATTTGTACCGAATGTTTCTATGACATCTGAATCATTAAGCAAAgctattaaaaatagtaatacaaGCAAAGATAATTCCAAATCCAGACTACATACATCagaagaagaaatattatttgaagacATTGATAAAGACTGTTTTCAAGATGAATTTGAATCACAATCATTATTACCTGAATCACCACAAAAgataaaggaaaataataaaggcGTTGAAGACGACTCTGATTTTGAGATTACTTTAAACAAGGCAGCCAAAAGAACAATCAGAATAAAATCGAGCAGTTCTACGGATTGTGAAGATTTTGAAATAACGCCTGTTCAACAATTACTGACAAAACCGGATGACGATGATATCACTGATTGTGAAGACAGTTTTAGTGATGATTTTAAGAAACCagataatttacaaaaatcaaaagaaaattttgaagatatctTAACACAAGTGATAGTTCATGAAGAACCGTccaaaaacaacaacaataataatacgaaaacaaaaataacaactaGAAGTCCTAAAGTTCCATTTGAAGATATGCTAACACAAGTGATTCAAGAAGAAAAAACATTAAGTACTGCGGCAGCTAATGATcttaattttgaagaaatgCCAACTCAAGTTATTTGTGATGAAAAAGAGTTActtgaaaaacataatttagaaGACCTCCCTACACAaatattacatgaaaatatttgtgataaagTAAAAGGGTTGAAAGTGATTTCAAATGAATTTGTAAGTCCATTTAAAGTTCCGTTAAAATCACCGCGTAAATTGAAGCGAAAGGATACGTCGATATCAAATCAATGGAAAGAAGTTAGTCCTGTTGAAGGCAATTCTAAAAAGGTAACTAAGGTTATTGAAAATGATGACAATTATTATGAAGCTACTCAAGACATATTAGATGACTTGTGTACTCAAGCACAACTTTCTCCTGAAATTCTACCAGTAAGACCCAAAGACGATGATGTTATACCAAGTTCAGTTGAGGATTATGAAGCTGGTGATATTAAATTACCTGGTCTTGATTATGAAATATCACCTAAATCATCTGATAGTAACATagaagaaaaacttaatcagTTTGTAACAAGTCTATCCAAAGaacaaatacaatatgttATTGGAGTACAACCTTTAAAGAAACAACCTAGTGATCCATCCGATAGTGAAGCAACGCCTAAAAAGGTCCATCCAATGAAGTTGTTTGAAATGGATTTACCGAACAGTCAAGAGATAAAAACAAGTGTGTCACTTCACTATCACAGTAAAGTAACAGAAACTTCGAGTGAGTCAGAAACTGAAAATGAAAGTACTGAAGATCAATTTACtcctattttatttcgtaaaaaGAGAAAACCTAAGATTGATGCAAAATTAGATCTTACTAAGAAACTTGATGTCGGCGCTTTGCCTTCTAGAGTTTCGACACGAGTTCGTAAACCTGCCGCGAAAATCCAAGAAAATGACACAAAAAGAAatgataactttttaaaacccAAGTATTTGACAGAACAAGAAGGAGATATTagcaatgaaataattatcgAAAATATAACCCGGCTTAAAACTAAAAAcgaaaagaataaaagtaatacAGAAGTTAGTAATGCGAGTCATAAATCAAATACTGACTCCTACGCGCCtagtaaaagtttaaataaaactgaactTAATTCaaaagacagacaaaaatctGACAAATTCAAAGAATCCACAACAAAGGATATACGAAAGACTCCTGAACTGAAAAATGAACCCACTACAAAAGGCAAGCGGAAATCTGATGATGTGAAACAAGATTCATCAGTTCCCAAATTGAGTAAAATTGAAACTTTAAATAGCAACgtcataaatatagatttaacgGGCGAAAGAAGTAAAAGGAGTACTAGAAACAAACCAAAGGAAACTAGTAAATGTAAAGAAAAGGCAACCAAAAACACGGAATTTTCAGTCAAAGATAAAAAAGATGAAGATAAAAGACGTCACAGAAGTAAGAAGGAGGATAAACACGAGGATCATACGAAAGAAGTGAGACGGAGCAGGCGGCAGAAGTCGTACAAGGAGAAGAAGGAGAACGATTCGTTGATCAAAGTGAAGATAGGCAGGCCTGCGAGGAAGCAGGTGAAGGAGATACAGGAGAAGAGCGCAGTGTACAGCGTGTCCTCGGAGTCGGGGGCGGAGTCCCCGCGGCGCCGCAAGCGGCCCGCGGTCGCGGCGCTGCGGGGCTCCAGCCCCAAGCGCACCCGCGCCAGCGCGAGGTCGACGCCTGCGTCGCTGCTGCCCAAACAGAAAGTGTTATTCACCGCATTCCCTTTCGACGAGGTCAAGAATAAACTCGAGAGTTTAG GCGCGGAGATCGTGAGCGACGTGACGCAGTGCACGGTGGTGGTGACGGCGCACATCAAGCGCACCTTCAAGCTGCTGTGCGCACTCGGGCTCGGCCGCCCCATCGTGGGCTCCGCGTGGCTGCAGGCCTGCCACGACAACAACCACATTGTGG ACCCCTGGCTGTACCTGCTGAAGGACGAGCAAGCGGAGCAGAGGTTCAAGTTCAGTCTCCAGCGCACGCTCACCGGCCGGCGGGGCTTCCTCAGAGGGTACAACGTGTCCTCCACGCCGCAGGTCAAGCCGGCCACTGCGGAGATGATGT TGATAGTGGAGTGCTCGGGCGGGACGTGGGCGGAGGGCGGGAGTCGCTGGCTGTGTGTGTCGTGTTCCGGCGACCGCGCGCTGTGGCCGGCGCTGCagcggcgcggcgcgcgcgtCGTCAGCTCGGAGCTGGTGCTGGGCGGCGTGCTGCGGCAGGAGCTGGACGTGGAGGGCGCGAGGCTGGCGTGA
- the LOC128674116 gene encoding uncharacterized protein LOC128674116 isoform X1 yields the protein MECTQRLECTQDLYDTPVEKTCPEQIGFLGICGTKYPVKIGPNKVGRDPQTCSIVLQLESISRQHAVINVLNQKEFMLMDLDSANKTKLSGKTLQPYIPHALSDGDLVQFGKTFGVFRLLRQHAALAATQALLDQSLSAPTTVPESPDVSDRDDSFIAPSQPQLQKQFKDETSHFFKPSAKTISIQPIGSKKIDNVYWNSKRSTSIGSTLFDSTKSMNDSAILLNKSNEMNLHEMETQAPMENIQNISVDSIYTANTQMPNQCYQIANAEAIYNAQTPIAHKLNISVDSIYTAHTQLPDGCSSKIHTADTQIPNKCNASPSIYNADTQMPAPDNLPIVCKVPNQHEMQFDLFVGNKENDNNLFNAETQAFVPNVSMTSESLSKAIKNSNTSKDNSKSRLHTSEEEILFEDIDKDCFQDEFESQSLLPESPQKIKENNKGVEDDSDFEITLNKAAKRTIRIKSSSSTDCEDFEITPVQQLLTKPDDDDITDCEDSFSDDFKKPDNLQKSKENFEDILTQVIVHEEPSKNNNNNNTKTKITTRSPKVPFEDMLTQVIQEEKTLSTAAANDLNFEEMPTQVICDEKELLEKHNLEDLPTQILHENICDKVKGLKVISNEFVSPFKVPLKSPRKLKRKDTSISNQWKEVSPVEGNSKKVTKVIENDDNYYEATQDILDDLCTQAQLSPEILPVRPKDDDVIPSSVEDYEAGDIKLPGLDYEISPKSSDSNIEEKLNQFVTSLSKEQIQYVIGVQPLKKQPSDPSDSEATPKKVHPMKLFEMDLPNSQEIKTSVSLHYHSKVTETSSESETENESTEDQFTPILFRKKRKPKIDAKLDLTKKLDVGALPSRVSTRVRKPAAKIQENDTKRNDNFLKPKYLTEQEGDISNEIIIENITRLKTKNEKNKSNTEVSNASHKSNTDSYAPSKSLNKTELNSKDRQKSDKFKESTTKDIRKTPELKNEPTTKGKRKSDDVKQDSSVPKLSKIETLNSNVINIDLTGERSKRSTRNKPKETSKCKEKATKNTEFSVKDKKDEDKRRHRSKKEDKHEDHTKEVRRSRRQKSYKEKKENDSLIKVKIGRPARKQVKEIQEKSAVYSVSSESGAESPRRRKRPAVAALRGSSPKRTRASARSTPASLLPKQKVLFTAFPFDEVKNKLESLVVILVMSGAEIVSDVTQCTVVVTAHIKRTFKLLCALGLGRPIVGSAWLQACHDNNHIVDPWLYLLKDEQAEQRFKFSLQRTLTGRRGFLRGYNVSSTPQVKPATAEMMLIVECSGGTWAEGGSRWLCVSCSGDRALWPALQRRGARVVSSELVLGGVLRQELDVEGARLA from the exons ATGGAGTGTACTCAGCGGCTCGAATGTACTCAGGATTTATATGATACCCCAGTGGAGAAAACATGCCCCGAACAG ATTGGATTCTTGGGGATTTGTGGAACAAAGTACCCGGTGAAGATAGGCCCCAACAAGGTGGGCCGTGATCCACAGACCTGCAGCATTGTATTGCAGTTGGAA TCAATATCAAGACAGCATGCGGTGATCAACGTCCTGAACCAGAAGGAGTTCATGCTGATGGACCTGGACTCTGCAAACAAGACCAAGCTGTCGGGT AAGACTCTCCAGCCGTACATCCCGCACGCGCTCAGCGACGGGGACCTGGTGCAGTTCGGGAAGACGTTCGGCGTGTTCCGGCTGCTGCGGCAGCACGCGGCGCTCGCGGCCACGCAGGCGCTGCTGGACCAGTCGCTCTCCGCACCCACTACGGTACCGGAGTCGCCTGATGTCAGCGACAGG GATGACTCATTTATTGCACCTTCTCAACCGCAATTGCAAAAGCAATTTAAAGATGAAACTAGTCACTTTTTCAAGCCCTCTGCAAAAACAATATCCATTCAACCAATTGGTtccaaaaaaattgataatgttTACTGGAACTCCAAGAGATCTACTTCTATTGGCTCGACGTTGTTTGACTCTACTAAAAGTATGAACGATTCAgcaatattacttaataaatcaaatgaaatgaatttacATGAAATGGAGACGCAGGCGCCCatggaaaatatacaaaatattagtgTAGATTCAATATACACTGCAAACACACAAATGCCAAATCAATGTTACCAAATTGCGAATGCTGAAGCCATATACAATGCACAAACGCCAATTGCgcataaactaaatattagtGTAGATTCAATTTACACAGCACACACTCAACTACCTGATGGTTGTAGCTCGAAAATTCATACAGCGGACACTCAAATACCAAACAAATGTAATGCTTCGCCTTCAATATACAATGCTGATACACAAATGCCAGCACCTGATAATCTGCCAATTGTTTGCAAAGTACCAAACCAACATGAAATGCagtttgatttatttgtaggaaataaagaaaacgataataatttgtttaatgcTGAGACCCAGGCATTTGTACCGAATGTTTCTATGACATCTGAATCATTAAGCAAAgctattaaaaatagtaatacaaGCAAAGATAATTCCAAATCCAGACTACATACATCagaagaagaaatattatttgaagacATTGATAAAGACTGTTTTCAAGATGAATTTGAATCACAATCATTATTACCTGAATCACCACAAAAgataaaggaaaataataaaggcGTTGAAGACGACTCTGATTTTGAGATTACTTTAAACAAGGCAGCCAAAAGAACAATCAGAATAAAATCGAGCAGTTCTACGGATTGTGAAGATTTTGAAATAACGCCTGTTCAACAATTACTGACAAAACCGGATGACGATGATATCACTGATTGTGAAGACAGTTTTAGTGATGATTTTAAGAAACCagataatttacaaaaatcaaaagaaaattttgaagatatctTAACACAAGTGATAGTTCATGAAGAACCGTccaaaaacaacaacaataataatacgaaaacaaaaataacaactaGAAGTCCTAAAGTTCCATTTGAAGATATGCTAACACAAGTGATTCAAGAAGAAAAAACATTAAGTACTGCGGCAGCTAATGATcttaattttgaagaaatgCCAACTCAAGTTATTTGTGATGAAAAAGAGTTActtgaaaaacataatttagaaGACCTCCCTACACAaatattacatgaaaatatttgtgataaagTAAAAGGGTTGAAAGTGATTTCAAATGAATTTGTAAGTCCATTTAAAGTTCCGTTAAAATCACCGCGTAAATTGAAGCGAAAGGATACGTCGATATCAAATCAATGGAAAGAAGTTAGTCCTGTTGAAGGCAATTCTAAAAAGGTAACTAAGGTTATTGAAAATGATGACAATTATTATGAAGCTACTCAAGACATATTAGATGACTTGTGTACTCAAGCACAACTTTCTCCTGAAATTCTACCAGTAAGACCCAAAGACGATGATGTTATACCAAGTTCAGTTGAGGATTATGAAGCTGGTGATATTAAATTACCTGGTCTTGATTATGAAATATCACCTAAATCATCTGATAGTAACATagaagaaaaacttaatcagTTTGTAACAAGTCTATCCAAAGaacaaatacaatatgttATTGGAGTACAACCTTTAAAGAAACAACCTAGTGATCCATCCGATAGTGAAGCAACGCCTAAAAAGGTCCATCCAATGAAGTTGTTTGAAATGGATTTACCGAACAGTCAAGAGATAAAAACAAGTGTGTCACTTCACTATCACAGTAAAGTAACAGAAACTTCGAGTGAGTCAGAAACTGAAAATGAAAGTACTGAAGATCAATTTACtcctattttatttcgtaaaaaGAGAAAACCTAAGATTGATGCAAAATTAGATCTTACTAAGAAACTTGATGTCGGCGCTTTGCCTTCTAGAGTTTCGACACGAGTTCGTAAACCTGCCGCGAAAATCCAAGAAAATGACACAAAAAGAAatgataactttttaaaacccAAGTATTTGACAGAACAAGAAGGAGATATTagcaatgaaataattatcgAAAATATAACCCGGCTTAAAACTAAAAAcgaaaagaataaaagtaatacAGAAGTTAGTAATGCGAGTCATAAATCAAATACTGACTCCTACGCGCCtagtaaaagtttaaataaaactgaactTAATTCaaaagacagacaaaaatctGACAAATTCAAAGAATCCACAACAAAGGATATACGAAAGACTCCTGAACTGAAAAATGAACCCACTACAAAAGGCAAGCGGAAATCTGATGATGTGAAACAAGATTCATCAGTTCCCAAATTGAGTAAAATTGAAACTTTAAATAGCAACgtcataaatatagatttaacgGGCGAAAGAAGTAAAAGGAGTACTAGAAACAAACCAAAGGAAACTAGTAAATGTAAAGAAAAGGCAACCAAAAACACGGAATTTTCAGTCAAAGATAAAAAAGATGAAGATAAAAGACGTCACAGAAGTAAGAAGGAGGATAAACACGAGGATCATACGAAAGAAGTGAGACGGAGCAGGCGGCAGAAGTCGTACAAGGAGAAGAAGGAGAACGATTCGTTGATCAAAGTGAAGATAGGCAGGCCTGCGAGGAAGCAGGTGAAGGAGATACAGGAGAAGAGCGCAGTGTACAGCGTGTCCTCGGAGTCGGGGGCGGAGTCCCCGCGGCGCCGCAAGCGGCCCGCGGTCGCGGCGCTGCGGGGCTCCAGCCCCAAGCGCACCCGCGCCAGCGCGAGGTCGACGCCTGCGTCGCTGCTGCCCAAACAGAAAGTGTTATTCACCGCATTCCCTTTCGACGAGGTCAAGAATAAACTCGAGAGTTTAG TTGTCATACTCGTCATGTCAGGCGCGGAGATCGTGAGCGACGTGACGCAGTGCACGGTGGTGGTGACGGCGCACATCAAGCGCACCTTCAAGCTGCTGTGCGCACTCGGGCTCGGCCGCCCCATCGTGGGCTCCGCGTGGCTGCAGGCCTGCCACGACAACAACCACATTGTGG ACCCCTGGCTGTACCTGCTGAAGGACGAGCAAGCGGAGCAGAGGTTCAAGTTCAGTCTCCAGCGCACGCTCACCGGCCGGCGGGGCTTCCTCAGAGGGTACAACGTGTCCTCCACGCCGCAGGTCAAGCCGGCCACTGCGGAGATGATGT TGATAGTGGAGTGCTCGGGCGGGACGTGGGCGGAGGGCGGGAGTCGCTGGCTGTGTGTGTCGTGTTCCGGCGACCGCGCGCTGTGGCCGGCGCTGCagcggcgcggcgcgcgcgtCGTCAGCTCGGAGCTGGTGCTGGGCGGCGTGCTGCGGCAGGAGCTGGACGTGGAGGGCGCGAGGCTGGCGTGA